The DNA segment TGTAATGCCTGGCTTTGTAGATCCACATTCACATCCTGTTTTTTATGCTACTCGAGAGAATGAATTCGAAATGAGAATACAGGGAAAATCTTACGTCGAGATCTCTAAAAGTGGTGGAGGAATTCGCAGCAGTATTGCCGGAGTTCGCAAGGCCAGCGAAGATGAACTTTTTGAACTTTCCCAAAAAAGAATAGAGAAGATAATTTCCAATGGAACAACAACTTTGGAAGCAAAAAGTGGTTATGGACTTTCCACAGAAAGTGAAATGAAAATGCTGCGAGTAATAAAAAGATTGAATCAGGAATTACCAATCGACATTGTCCCCACTTTTATGGGAGCTCATGAATTTCCACCGGAATACAAAGATAACAGAGAGGAATACATACGAATATTGAAAGAGGAGATGATGCCGATTGTTGCCGAAAGCGGTTTGGCAGAATATTGTGATATTTTTACTGAAGATCATGTTTACAATATTGAGCAATCACGAGATATTCTGAATCATGCCAGGAAGTCAGGATTCAAATTGCGCATGCATGCCGATGAGATTGAACCGATCGGAGGAGCAGAACTGGCTGCAGAAGTTGGTGCTGTTTCTGCAGATCATCTGGGAGCTGCATCCGATGCAGGTATAAAAGCGATGGCGAAAGCAGGAGTGATTGCAACTTTACTACCCGGAACCATTTTCAGTTTGGGAATGAAATCTTATGCCAGGGCGCGTGATATGATAGAATCTGGAGTTGCAGTAGCTTTGGCAACCGATTACAATCCTGGCAGCTGCAATTGCGACAGCATGCAAATTGTTATCACATTGGCTTGTCTGCAAATGAGAATGACGCCGGCAGAAGCGATCACAGCTTCCACGATAAATGCTGCTCATGCCTTGGAAATGGGAGATAAAATCGGCAGTTTGGAACCTGGAAAACAGGCTGATATTCTGATCATGGACATGCCGAACTATCAGTTCCTGCCATATCATTTTGGATCAAACAATGTAGAAATGGTGATCAAAAAAGGTGAGGTGATCTGGAGTGGTTAGATATGAAAAAAGGTTCCCAAACCGGAGTTTGGGAACCAGAATTCTTTTGAGAGTTTGGGAACCAGAATTCTTTTGAGAGTTTGGGAACCAGAATTCTTTTGAGAGTTTGGGAACCAGAATGTGTTTAGTGTCTG comes from the Candidatus Cloacimonadota bacterium genome and includes:
- the hutI gene encoding imidazolonepropionase: MKVDLLIKNAKQILTLKGDDRPRIGKEMENLGILENGAIAVKDGLILEVGKSDEICRKYETERLILASNNVVMPGFVDPHSHPVFYATRENEFEMRIQGKSYVEISKSGGGIRSSIAGVRKASEDELFELSQKRIEKIISNGTTTLEAKSGYGLSTESEMKMLRVIKRLNQELPIDIVPTFMGAHEFPPEYKDNREEYIRILKEEMMPIVAESGLAEYCDIFTEDHVYNIEQSRDILNHARKSGFKLRMHADEIEPIGGAELAAEVGAVSADHLGAASDAGIKAMAKAGVIATLLPGTIFSLGMKSYARARDMIESGVAVALATDYNPGSCNCDSMQIVITLACLQMRMTPAEAITASTINAAHALEMGDKIGSLEPGKQADILIMDMPNYQFLPYHFGSNNVEMVIKKGEVIWSG